In Funiculus sociatus GB2-C1, one genomic interval encodes:
- a CDS encoding ABC transporter substrate-binding protein: MFSTHGSLKQAIAKALKIQNPKSRDLGRINLPKNCFKIQIQNGITRRKFLQNSAAASLGLGLSGCGWTLAKVRSAPANSEGSSKLLYIYTWAGYTDDNLLNRFTKETGIKVIADVFDSNEAMLARLQALGGGEYSIIYPSDYTVRKMVDLGLLKELERSRLVGLDRLVPRFQNPIYDPGNRYSIPLSWGTTGLIYNTQKLKQPPEDWNYLWDNKQTLSNRMTLLSDVREVMGAVLKMMGYPYNSTDPQQIKQAYEKLVILKPAIASFTTDAWKTQILTNDLLLAMCFSADANEVIPENKNLEYVIPKSGSSLWTDTLVIPVTAPNPEGAYAWMNFLLQPDVAAQICERLSFATPNQAAINLLPEEVRNNPILFPPESRLENCEGVAPIGKVAEVYEAYWTRLTSA; this comes from the coding sequence ATGTTTTCGACACATGGATCTTTAAAGCAAGCGATTGCTAAGGCTTTGAAAATCCAGAATCCGAAATCACGCGATTTGGGAAGAATCAATCTCCCCAAAAATTGCTTCAAAATCCAAATCCAAAATGGTATAACACGACGGAAATTTTTACAGAACTCAGCCGCTGCTAGCCTGGGACTAGGCTTGTCCGGTTGCGGCTGGACGCTTGCCAAAGTGCGCTCAGCACCAGCCAATTCAGAAGGTTCCAGCAAGTTGTTGTATATCTACACTTGGGCTGGTTACACAGATGATAATTTGCTAAATCGCTTTACTAAGGAGACGGGAATCAAGGTCATTGCAGATGTCTTTGATTCCAACGAAGCGATGTTAGCCAGACTTCAGGCGTTGGGAGGTGGGGAATATAGCATTATTTACCCATCTGACTATACGGTGAGAAAGATGGTAGATTTGGGTTTGCTCAAGGAATTAGAGCGATCGCGTTTAGTTGGTCTAGATCGGCTTGTTCCCCGATTCCAAAATCCAATTTATGACCCAGGAAACCGTTACAGCATACCTTTGAGCTGGGGAACAACGGGTCTGATTTACAATACACAGAAGCTGAAGCAGCCACCTGAAGATTGGAACTATCTCTGGGACAACAAGCAGACACTCTCAAATCGAATGACGTTACTTTCTGATGTTCGGGAAGTGATGGGTGCTGTCTTGAAAATGATGGGATATCCTTACAACTCAACAGACCCTCAGCAGATTAAACAGGCGTATGAAAAATTAGTAATCCTGAAACCCGCGATCGCTTCCTTCACTACTGATGCTTGGAAAACTCAAATTTTAACAAATGATTTGCTCCTAGCTATGTGTTTTTCGGCAGATGCTAATGAAGTCATCCCAGAAAACAAAAACTTGGAATATGTAATTCCTAAAAGTGGTTCTTCGCTGTGGACAGATACGTTAGTAATTCCCGTCACAGCGCCCAATCCAGAAGGCGCTTATGCCTGGATGAACTTTTTGTTACAACCCGATGTTGCTGCCCAAATTTGCGAACGCTTAAGCTTCGCAACACCCAATCAAGCTGCTATCAATCTCTTACCAGAAGAAGTCCGCAATAATCCGATTTTGTTTCCCCCAGAATCGCGGCTAGAAAATTGCGAAGGTGTCGCACCTATTGGAAAAGTTGCCGAAGTTTATGAAGCCTACTGGACTCGATTAACAAGTGCGTAA
- a CDS encoding ABC transporter permease — protein MGSKTRPGLNWLEPVALLLPSGIWLALLLVLPTLVIFELSLVPGIRPGDVVNPSGLDNYALVFQPVYLQVIARSLFFAFGTTIVCLLLGFPVAYWIGQMAPPKWRNLLLLGFVLPLWTSSLLRSYAWITILRPTGVLNTVLTTLGLPALELLNQSSAVFIGMGYSFLPYMVLILYASVEKLDRRLLEASADLGANPIETFWKVTVPQTMPGIAAGSLLVFISTLGDFVDPELLGGASSMTVSRLIYNQFLGATQNWGFGSSLSMVLIFAVSIAIALLIKYGNPTSQK, from the coding sequence ATGGGCAGCAAAACCCGCCCAGGCTTAAATTGGTTGGAACCAGTGGCGTTGCTTTTGCCATCTGGTATTTGGTTGGCTTTGTTGCTAGTGCTGCCAACTTTGGTGATTTTTGAGCTAAGTTTAGTCCCCGGAATTCGACCAGGGGATGTGGTTAATCCCAGTGGGCTTGATAATTATGCTCTAGTATTTCAGCCAGTTTACTTGCAGGTAATAGCGCGATCGCTATTCTTTGCCTTTGGCACGACAATAGTTTGCCTTTTACTAGGATTCCCCGTTGCTTACTGGATTGGTCAAATGGCACCGCCAAAGTGGCGAAACCTGCTGCTATTGGGCTTTGTCTTACCTTTGTGGACATCATCGCTGCTGCGTTCCTACGCCTGGATTACGATTTTGCGTCCTACGGGTGTTCTCAACACAGTGTTAACTACTTTGGGGCTACCTGCTTTGGAGTTGCTTAACCAAAGTTCAGCAGTGTTTATTGGCATGGGTTACAGCTTTTTGCCCTACATGGTTTTGATTCTCTACGCTTCTGTAGAAAAACTCGATCGCCGTTTGTTGGAAGCATCTGCTGATTTAGGCGCGAATCCGATTGAAACTTTTTGGAAAGTAACTGTACCCCAAACTATGCCAGGAATTGCTGCTGGTTCTTTGCTGGTATTTATTAGCACTTTGGGAGATTTTGTCGATCCGGAATTGCTGGGCGGTGCTTCTAGTATGACGGTATCTCGTTTAATTTATAACCAGTTTTTGGGTGCCACTCAAAACTGGGGATTTGGCTCCTCTTTGAGTATGGTATTGATTTTTGCGGTGAGTATAGCGATCGCGCTTCTCATCAAATACGGCAATCCAACATCACAAAAGTAA
- a CDS encoding ABC transporter ATP-binding protein yields the protein MSQTSVKEQRSPETTDELDVELRKVFKVFNGETAVRGVDLDIHRGEFFSILGPSGCGKTTTLRLMAGFETPSAGEVLIQGQSMNHVPPYRRPVNTVFQSYALFSHLNVWENIAFGLRIKKLSKAEIADRVQEALKLVKMESYANRYPGQMSGGQQQRVALARALVNRPAVILLDEPLGALDLKLRKQMQVELSNLHQDLGLTFVMVTHDQEEALSLSDRIAVMRGGKVEQIGSPSEIYECPRTPFVADFIGDTNLFEGRIEASDYSTINIVTNSGQKIVVQPPEPWNTSGTHQEVVVSVRPEKIQLSLYPPASLGNCFEGRLKHMMYMGTHVHYVVELLSGDCLTVRQPNTVGAEVALNTPVYAHWSTTDCLAMNAGIKN from the coding sequence TTTTTAAGGTATTCAATGGAGAAACAGCAGTTCGTGGAGTTGACTTAGACATCCACCGGGGAGAATTTTTTAGTATTCTCGGCCCCTCTGGCTGTGGAAAAACTACAACCTTGCGTTTAATGGCTGGGTTTGAGACTCCCTCAGCGGGAGAGGTACTGATTCAGGGACAGTCAATGAATCACGTACCGCCCTACCGTCGTCCGGTGAACACTGTGTTTCAAAGCTATGCTCTGTTTAGCCATTTGAATGTTTGGGAAAATATCGCCTTTGGGTTGCGGATTAAAAAGCTGTCAAAAGCAGAAATTGCCGACCGCGTTCAAGAAGCTCTCAAGCTAGTGAAAATGGAATCCTACGCTAACCGTTACCCAGGACAAATGTCTGGCGGACAGCAGCAACGAGTAGCTTTAGCGCGGGCGTTGGTGAATCGTCCAGCGGTGATTTTGCTGGATGAACCTTTGGGCGCACTCGATTTGAAGCTGCGTAAACAAATGCAGGTGGAGTTGTCCAATTTACATCAAGACTTGGGCTTAACTTTTGTGATGGTGACGCACGACCAAGAGGAGGCGTTGAGTCTTTCTGACCGAATTGCTGTGATGCGCGGGGGTAAGGTTGAGCAAATTGGCAGCCCTAGCGAAATCTACGAGTGTCCCCGGACACCATTTGTGGCGGATTTCATTGGCGATACAAATCTGTTTGAGGGGCGCATCGAAGCGTCTGATTATTCGACCATCAATATTGTCACTAACAGTGGACAGAAGATTGTGGTGCAGCCTCCTGAGCCTTGGAATACCAGTGGTACGCATCAGGAGGTTGTGGTAAGCGTGCGTCCAGAGAAGATTCAGCTAAGCCTGTATCCCCCAGCTAGCCTGGGCAATTGCTTTGAAGGGCGGCTGAAGCACATGATGTACATGGGAACTCATGTTCATTATGTGGTGGAATTATTGTCAGGCGATTGCTTGACGGTAAGGCAACCGAACACAGTAGGAGCCGAAGTTGCCCTCAACACTCCTGTTTATGCCCACTGGTCTACTACAGATTGTTTGGCAATGAATGCAGGAATTAAAAATTAA